A single region of the Azospirillum fermentarium genome encodes:
- a CDS encoding TolC family protein, with protein MSATESHDRLRAAQSSADSAFNALRVSVGAWYPNMAFSAGVGRERFEKPGPSNTNMYARQMTVRATQLLWDFGATNADIERARLTSIRADVSVERTRQELLLEGLGAYATLLKSQMVLKYARQSEENIRRQTGLEEVRLREGYGFSTDVLQAKSQLAGAQARRVASEEAVQVALNRFQAFFGHVDINGTALQALALPEPALPRRLEEALTRAQESNLRLQELTLTSAAARENVTATQGRSFYPRIEGVLERTVKDDYQGTAGRQNESVAKVQLTLPFNLGFTALNSVKQARADAAAADASLADQERQVLEGVRNSWSRLQSARQQAELLRDQASLAKGFLEVARSERELGTRSLIDLLTGETTLINAQSDAAAAETDVALAGYQLLAAIGHLSYTDVRTRPVGQAGKDKPKPAARAPKAPAKANPAPAPAPAAPAPSQAPSQAPQ; from the coding sequence ATGTCGGCAACCGAAAGTCACGACCGTCTGCGGGCGGCGCAGTCGTCGGCGGATTCGGCATTCAACGCGCTGCGGGTCTCGGTGGGGGCATGGTATCCCAACATGGCCTTTTCCGCGGGCGTGGGGCGGGAGCGTTTCGAAAAGCCCGGCCCCAGCAACACCAACATGTACGCCCGCCAGATGACGGTGCGGGCCACCCAGCTCCTGTGGGATTTCGGCGCCACCAACGCCGACATCGAACGGGCACGGCTGACCTCCATCCGCGCCGACGTGTCGGTGGAGCGCACACGCCAGGAATTGCTGCTGGAAGGGCTGGGGGCCTATGCGACCCTGCTCAAATCGCAGATGGTGCTGAAGTACGCCCGCCAGTCGGAAGAGAACATCCGCCGCCAGACCGGTCTGGAAGAGGTGCGTCTGCGCGAAGGCTACGGCTTCTCCACCGACGTTCTGCAGGCCAAAAGCCAGCTTGCCGGCGCCCAGGCCCGCCGCGTGGCGTCGGAAGAGGCGGTGCAGGTGGCGCTGAACCGGTTCCAGGCGTTCTTCGGCCATGTGGACATCAACGGCACCGCCTTGCAGGCGCTGGCCCTGCCCGAACCGGCCCTGCCCCGCCGGCTGGAAGAGGCGCTGACGCGGGCGCAGGAAAGCAACCTGCGCCTTCAGGAATTGACGCTCACCTCGGCGGCGGCGCGGGAGAACGTGACCGCCACCCAGGGCCGCAGCTTCTACCCCCGCATCGAAGGGGTGCTGGAACGCACGGTGAAGGACGATTACCAGGGCACCGCCGGGCGCCAGAACGAATCGGTGGCCAAGGTGCAGCTCACCCTGCCGTTCAATCTGGGTTTCACCGCGCTCAACTCCGTCAAGCAGGCCCGCGCCGATGCCGCCGCCGCCGACGCCTCGCTGGCCGATCAGGAACGGCAGGTGCTGGAGGGCGTGCGCAACAGCTGGTCGCGGCTGCAAAGCGCCCGGCAGCAGGCCGAGCTGCTGCGCGATCAGGCCAGCCTCGCCAAGGGCTTCCTGGAGGTGGCGCGGTCGGAACGCGAACTGGGCACCCGTTCGCTGATCGACCTGCTGACCGGGGAAACCACGCTGATCAACGCCCAGAGCGATGCCGCGGCGGCGGAAACCGACGTGGCGCTGGCGGGATACCAGCTTCTGGCCGCCATCGGCCACCTGAGCTACACCGACGTGCGCACCCGCCCCGTCGGCCAGGCGGGCAAGGACAAGCCCAAGCCGGCGGCGCGCGCGCCCAAGGCTCCGGCCAAGGCCAACCCGGCGCCGGCCCCGGCACCCGCAGCACCGGCACCGTCCCAGGCTCCGTCCCAGGCACCGCAATGA
- a CDS encoding ATP-binding cassette domain-containing protein produces the protein MKDLVTRLRASPRTARRLLAASAAANGLALASSFYVMLVLNRYVSHGVDATLLTLTVGVVATIGFEHAFRHVRLRIAANFGRTAQQRTAAGAYGVLLTARGGALDRHPPARQREVLRGLDLLDSAHGPANLAALFDVPFALMFIAIILLASWPLALVCVVFVALSIAANQLSQSVLQTVGQESSQAAMETQRLVAAGIDNRDTVRAFAGLAPVMAQWERAVRGARAARERLSLAQGRSQSASQTLQSLQSVAVIAVGAILVVRGHLDVGTLIGINILAGKAVAPIGRVGQIGSAFILARQARARLEEWARLPVEGTGGSALASFTGALELRDVTYTPAEGAAAVLRRVSFRLPPGAVLAVKGRNGAGKTTLLRLLTGLIEPQDGLILADGVDIRRFNPGWWRAQVAYLPQEPAFLDLSIRDNLLAVRPDLDDAGLMAVLERAGAAHVVAGTPQGINTLIRNAGREFSVGHRRRLALARALASGGRLAVFDEPTEGLDAEGTALVYKALIDLARSGCTVVVASHDPRILQGASHLLDLDGAGTAVTAEAVAR, from the coding sequence ATGAAGGATCTGGTCACCCGCCTGCGCGCCAGCCCCCGCACGGCGCGGCGCCTGCTGGCGGCGTCGGCGGCGGCCAACGGGCTGGCGCTGGCGTCGTCCTTCTATGTCATGCTGGTGCTGAACCGGTACGTGTCGCACGGCGTCGATGCGACGCTGCTGACGCTGACGGTGGGGGTGGTGGCGACCATCGGGTTCGAGCACGCGTTCCGTCATGTGCGCCTGCGCATCGCCGCCAATTTCGGGCGCACCGCCCAGCAGCGGACGGCAGCCGGGGCCTATGGCGTGCTGCTGACCGCGCGCGGCGGGGCGCTGGACCGCCATCCCCCCGCCCGCCAGCGCGAGGTGCTGCGCGGGCTGGACCTGCTGGACTCCGCCCACGGACCGGCCAATCTGGCGGCCCTGTTCGACGTACCGTTCGCGCTGATGTTCATCGCCATCATCCTGCTGGCGAGCTGGCCGCTGGCGCTGGTGTGCGTGGTGTTCGTGGCCCTGTCCATCGCCGCCAACCAGCTCAGCCAGTCGGTGCTGCAGACGGTGGGGCAGGAAAGCTCGCAGGCCGCCATGGAAACCCAGCGGCTGGTTGCCGCCGGCATCGACAACCGCGACACGGTGCGCGCCTTTGCCGGGCTGGCCCCGGTGATGGCCCAGTGGGAACGGGCGGTGCGCGGCGCGCGGGCGGCGCGCGAACGGCTGTCGCTGGCGCAGGGGCGGTCGCAGTCGGCGTCCCAGACGCTCCAGTCGCTGCAAAGCGTGGCGGTCATCGCCGTCGGCGCCATCCTGGTGGTGCGCGGGCATCTGGACGTGGGCACGCTGATCGGCATCAACATCCTGGCCGGCAAGGCGGTGGCCCCCATCGGGCGGGTGGGGCAGATCGGCAGCGCCTTCATCCTGGCGCGCCAGGCCCGCGCGCGGCTGGAGGAATGGGCACGGCTTCCGGTGGAAGGGACCGGCGGCTCGGCGCTGGCGTCCTTCACCGGTGCGCTGGAGCTGCGCGACGTCACCTACACGCCCGCGGAAGGGGCGGCGGCGGTGCTGCGGCGGGTGTCGTTCCGCCTGCCGCCCGGTGCCGTGCTGGCGGTCAAGGGCCGCAACGGGGCGGGCAAGACCACGCTGCTGCGGCTGCTGACCGGGCTGATCGAGCCGCAGGACGGACTGATCCTGGCCGACGGGGTGGACATCCGCCGCTTCAATCCCGGCTGGTGGCGGGCGCAGGTGGCCTATCTGCCGCAGGAGCCGGCCTTCCTCGACCTGTCGATCCGCGACAACCTGCTGGCCGTGCGCCCCGATCTGGACGACGCCGGGCTGATGGCGGTTCTGGAACGGGCCGGGGCCGCGCATGTCGTCGCCGGCACGCCCCAGGGGATCAACACCCTGATCCGCAACGCGGGCCGCGAGTTTTCCGTGGGCCACCGCCGCCGTCTGGCGCTGGCCCGCGCGCTGGCGTCCGGCGGGCGGCTGGCGGTGTTCGACGAACCGACCGAGGGGCTGGACGCCGAGGGCACGGCCCTGGTGTACAAGGCGCTGATCGACCTGGCGCGGTCCGGGTGCACGGTGGTGGTCGCCTCCCACGACCCGCGCATCCTGCAGGGGGCCTCGCATCTCCTGGATCTGGACGGCGCCGGCACCGCGGTGACGGCGGAGGCGGTGGCGCGATGA
- a CDS encoding HlyD family type I secretion periplasmic adaptor subunit — protein MNLTGWLIRLSRFTARPPAAGTVPVTAGAEDDPSGDDRFLVTAGALVLFAVGWSSVAELNVTSVAPGEVVPLSYVQSVQHLEGGIVREILVAEGDRVTENQPLVELDQTKTGSDAGELRERLSSLAADRARLEAEVEDAPAVTYPAWLLERGPEVVAASRLLFQARRDRLASDIRIQTQTVTQREQDVAMMESRIAGTQAGLRIVQEQIAISDTLLKREITNRMKHLELLRDQANLTGTLAEDRNALLRAQAALGEARDRLAWITQKYKEEVRSALEEARRSIAELSQRQARVEDNLDRSSLRAPVAGVVKTLSVSTRGAVVKPGDTVVELVPADSQLVIDARLPVQDIGYVQTGQEVSVTLASSDASRFGHIVGHVRTISPDTLVDADKQSYYKVRIALDSRSFQYGGRRYDLYPGVRVVCSILTGQRTVLDYVLSPILSGLHRGLQER, from the coding sequence ATGAACCTGACCGGCTGGCTGATCCGGCTGTCCCGCTTTACCGCCCGCCCGCCCGCGGCCGGGACCGTGCCCGTCACGGCGGGGGCGGAGGACGATCCGTCGGGCGACGACCGCTTCCTGGTCACCGCCGGGGCGCTGGTGCTGTTCGCCGTCGGCTGGTCGTCGGTGGCCGAGCTGAACGTCACCAGCGTGGCGCCGGGCGAGGTGGTGCCGCTGTCCTATGTCCAGAGCGTCCAGCACCTGGAGGGCGGCATCGTCCGCGAGATCCTGGTGGCCGAAGGCGACCGGGTGACGGAAAACCAGCCGCTGGTGGAGTTGGACCAGACCAAGACCGGCTCGGACGCGGGCGAACTGCGCGAGCGCCTGTCCTCGCTCGCCGCCGACCGCGCGCGGCTGGAGGCGGAGGTGGAGGACGCCCCCGCCGTGACATATCCCGCGTGGCTGCTGGAACGGGGGCCGGAGGTGGTCGCCGCCTCCCGCCTGCTGTTCCAGGCGCGGCGGGACCGGCTGGCCTCCGACATCCGCATCCAGACCCAGACGGTGACCCAGCGCGAGCAGGACGTGGCGATGATGGAATCCCGCATCGCCGGGACGCAGGCCGGCTTGCGCATCGTGCAGGAGCAGATCGCCATCAGCGACACGCTCCTGAAGCGGGAAATCACCAACCGCATGAAGCATCTGGAGCTTCTGCGCGATCAGGCCAACCTGACCGGCACCCTGGCCGAGGACCGCAACGCCCTGCTGCGCGCGCAGGCCGCCCTGGGGGAGGCCCGCGACCGGCTGGCCTGGATCACCCAGAAATACAAGGAAGAGGTCCGCAGCGCCCTGGAAGAGGCCCGCCGCAGCATCGCCGAGCTGTCCCAGCGCCAAGCCCGCGTGGAAGACAACCTGGACCGCAGCAGCCTGCGCGCCCCCGTGGCCGGCGTGGTGAAAACCCTGTCGGTGTCCACCCGCGGCGCGGTGGTCAAGCCGGGCGACACGGTGGTGGAGCTGGTGCCCGCCGACAGCCAGCTCGTGATCGACGCCCGCCTGCCGGTGCAGGACATCGGCTATGTCCAGACCGGGCAGGAGGTGTCGGTCACCCTGGCCAGCAGCGATGCGTCGCGCTTCGGCCACATCGTGGGCCACGTGCGCACCATCAGCCCCGACACCCTGGTCGATGCCGACAAGCAATCCTATTACAAGGTGCGCATCGCGCTGGACTCGCGCTCGTTCCAGTACGGCGGGCGGCGCTACGACCTGTACCCCGGCGTGCGGGTGGTCTGCAGCATCCTGACCGGCCAGCGCACCGTGCTCGATTACGTGCTGTCCCCCATCCTCAGCGGCCTGCACCGCGGGCTGCAGGAGCGGTGA
- a CDS encoding ABC transporter substrate-binding protein, protein MFKRLKPQIQPATMPRLTKKARFALIIVSAIVITALVSAIVRTWVLDGDRHDPLVVAVVAPLSGTDAAIGRAIRQGAELRAGLINAAGGLSGRPVEVRAFDDKGDPAASRALAQTVAQQADVLAVIGHHPDSAADAAGVYAARGVPLLEPNTMADPGGDANPWLFRTNFDTLFETRFLANYVRNVIGEPTIAVVRADTPQTAEQAEQFDRIIQRFGTRLVAQWTFAPGSTDLQALAADVKQKMPTGALVILGSPADSAQAVVALRDANVRNLIGGLSGMASNAFRARLVELAAKQPPEAYANGLLVSSPILFDTANERAQSFYGQYEKRFRSVPDWAAAMGDDSLSLVADAIGQTLKAAGPEAGKTATPQQISDQIRSRLADRNRSETAFQGVLGSWIFNDKGQANIPVMMALYNGLNPVAALTQLQPIRDVGVSNFLEEVQRGRALYVNDRFMYKTNVIYTGVQMNEIRDLNPDRNEATLNATVWFRYRGNFNPADVVFVNAVKPIDLGKPYREERDDTMTYAAYRIEGRFSLDFLNVRQPFGSKVAGLSFRHRTLNRNNVMFVTDVLGMGLIDTSDFVEKLKAASTAVPAREPTLMERLSRNLEGQAEGSALLERLRGGRVLAASPGWRLSRAWISQDVVSISSEGDPNYVGFGRPAPDFSRVDFGVMAVPDAPAARDVIDADHFLTIAIFAAVLALFARLMDRKDRGQFWKMQTLFMRILSWPLLLMSVGNIALDRAVASLPPSGINAVVNTFDVLWLLVPAFLATQTLERFVWTPLEVKTQRKIPGIIRRFASIIIFGLALCGVIAFVLKQPLTSLLAASGLISMVIGLAIQANIANIFSGIILNLERPFKIGDSVQITDVVKGVVVDMTWRTVRVRNGSGYTVAMPNGKVSEATVVNFSAVERVWMRLEYYADPAYDPDFMAQVLTRALAVAEGTMPSAGGAAPFVRYDGMRNSNGQWLAKYNLIFWVKDYDATFSVPEKVWKAVYATLRDAGLEPSPPDLLDAMTAAENGGGTHGTPVQAAAATAVALADAR, encoded by the coding sequence ATGTTCAAGCGGCTTAAGCCCCAGATCCAGCCCGCAACCATGCCGCGGCTGACCAAGAAGGCGCGCTTCGCCCTGATTATCGTCAGTGCCATCGTCATCACGGCCCTGGTGTCGGCCATCGTGCGCACCTGGGTGCTGGACGGCGACCGGCACGACCCGCTGGTGGTGGCGGTGGTGGCCCCGCTGTCGGGGACGGACGCGGCCATCGGGCGGGCGATCCGGCAGGGGGCGGAGCTGCGCGCCGGCCTCATCAACGCCGCGGGCGGCCTGTCGGGCCGGCCCGTGGAGGTGCGCGCCTTCGACGACAAGGGCGACCCCGCCGCCTCCCGCGCCCTGGCCCAGACGGTGGCGCAGCAGGCGGACGTGCTGGCGGTGATCGGCCACCACCCCGACAGCGCCGCCGACGCCGCGGGCGTCTACGCCGCCCGCGGCGTGCCGCTGCTGGAGCCGAACACCATGGCCGATCCGGGGGGGGACGCCAACCCGTGGCTGTTCCGCACCAATTTCGACACGCTGTTCGAAACCCGGTTCCTGGCCAACTACGTCCGCAACGTCATCGGCGAACCCACCATCGCCGTGGTGCGCGCCGACACCCCCCAGACCGCCGAACAGGCCGAGCAGTTCGACCGCATCATCCAGCGATTCGGCACCAGACTGGTGGCACAATGGACCTTCGCCCCCGGCAGCACCGACCTGCAGGCCCTGGCCGCCGACGTGAAGCAGAAGATGCCCACCGGCGCCCTGGTGATCCTGGGCTCGCCCGCCGACAGCGCCCAGGCGGTGGTGGCCCTGCGGGATGCCAACGTGCGCAACCTGATCGGCGGCCTGTCGGGCATGGCGTCCAACGCCTTCCGCGCCCGGCTGGTGGAGCTGGCGGCGAAACAGCCGCCGGAGGCGTACGCCAACGGCCTGCTGGTGTCGTCGCCGATCCTGTTCGACACCGCCAACGAACGCGCCCAGAGCTTCTACGGCCAGTACGAGAAGCGGTTCCGCTCGGTGCCCGACTGGGCGGCGGCCATGGGCGACGATTCCCTGTCGCTCGTCGCCGACGCCATCGGCCAGACGCTGAAGGCCGCCGGGCCGGAGGCCGGCAAGACCGCCACGCCGCAGCAGATCTCCGACCAGATCCGCAGCCGGCTGGCCGACCGCAACCGCAGCGAAACCGCCTTTCAGGGCGTGCTGGGAAGCTGGATCTTCAACGACAAGGGACAGGCCAACATCCCGGTGATGATGGCGCTCTACAACGGCCTGAACCCGGTGGCCGCCCTGACCCAGCTTCAGCCCATCCGCGACGTGGGCGTGTCGAACTTCCTGGAAGAGGTGCAGCGGGGCCGGGCGCTCTATGTCAACGACCGCTTCATGTACAAGACGAACGTGATCTACACGGGCGTCCAGATGAACGAGATCCGCGACCTGAACCCCGACCGGAACGAGGCGACGCTCAACGCCACCGTGTGGTTCCGCTACCGCGGCAATTTCAATCCCGCCGACGTGGTGTTCGTCAACGCGGTCAAGCCCATCGACCTGGGCAAGCCGTACCGCGAGGAACGCGACGACACCATGACCTATGCCGCCTACCGCATCGAGGGGCGGTTCAGCCTGGACTTCCTCAACGTCCGCCAGCCGTTCGGCAGCAAGGTGGCGGGGCTCAGCTTCCGCCACCGCACGCTCAACCGGAACAACGTGATGTTCGTCACCGACGTTCTGGGCATGGGGCTGATCGACACCTCCGATTTCGTGGAGAAGCTGAAGGCCGCCTCCACCGCCGTCCCGGCCCGCGAGCCGACGCTGATGGAACGGCTGAGCCGCAATCTGGAGGGACAGGCCGAAGGCTCCGCCCTGCTGGAACGGCTGCGGGGGGGCCGCGTGCTGGCGGCGTCGCCCGGCTGGCGGCTGTCGCGGGCCTGGATCTCGCAGGACGTGGTGTCCATCAGCTCCGAAGGCGACCCCAATTATGTGGGCTTCGGGCGTCCGGCCCCGGATTTCTCGCGGGTCGATTTCGGGGTGATGGCGGTGCCCGACGCGCCCGCCGCCCGCGACGTCATCGACGCCGACCATTTCCTGACCATCGCCATCTTCGCCGCCGTGCTGGCGCTGTTCGCGCGCCTGATGGACCGCAAGGACCGCGGCCAGTTCTGGAAGATGCAGACGCTGTTCATGCGCATCCTGTCGTGGCCGCTGCTGCTGATGTCGGTGGGCAACATCGCGCTGGACCGGGCGGTGGCCAGCCTGCCGCCCAGCGGCATCAACGCGGTGGTCAACACCTTCGACGTGCTGTGGCTGCTGGTGCCGGCGTTCCTGGCCACCCAGACGCTGGAACGGTTCGTGTGGACGCCGCTGGAGGTGAAGACCCAGCGCAAGATCCCCGGCATCATCCGCCGCTTTGCGTCGATCATCATCTTCGGGCTGGCGCTGTGCGGCGTCATCGCCTTCGTGCTGAAGCAGCCGCTGACCAGCCTGCTGGCCGCATCCGGCCTCATCAGCATGGTGATCGGTCTGGCGATCCAGGCCAACATCGCCAACATCTTCTCCGGCATCATCCTGAACCTGGAACGGCCGTTCAAGATCGGCGACAGCGTGCAGATCACCGATGTGGTCAAGGGCGTGGTGGTGGACATGACCTGGCGCACGGTGCGGGTGCGCAACGGGTCCGGCTACACCGTCGCCATGCCCAACGGCAAGGTGTCGGAGGCCACCGTGGTGAATTTCAGCGCGGTGGAACGGGTGTGGATGCGGCTGGAATACTACGCCGATCCGGCCTACGATCCCGACTTCATGGCGCAGGTGCTGACCCGCGCGCTCGCCGTGGCCGAGGGGACGATGCCCAGCGCCGGGGGGGCCGCTCCCTTCGTGCGCTACGACGGCATGCGCAACAGCAACGGCCAGTGGCTGGCGAAGTACAACCTGATCTTCTGGGTCAAGGATTACGACGCCACCTTCTCGGTGCCGGAAAAGGTGTGGAAGGCGGTCTATGCCACCCTGCGCGACGCCGGGCTGGAGCCGTCGCCGCCGGACCTGCTGGACGCCATGACCGCCGCCGAGAACGGGGGGGGCACCCATGGCACCCCCGTGCAGGCGGCGGCGGCCACGGCGGTGGCGCTGGCCGACGCGCGGTGA